The genomic DNA cagacTCACCACACTTTACCTCTAAGCTGAAAACCACTTCTTAAATTAAAATTAGCAGTAATCACTCTGTATATTAACAAAGCCGTGTCAGCTACATATCCTATATTATATTTTCTTTGCTTCATCTTGTTGCTTCCTCAACTATTACTTTATCTCCAAGTCAATATATCTTTGAGATATTTTATCAAACAGTTTTCTTGCACTGTAAATAGAACAATTTTCAGAATATAACTTAAACAAAGAactcccaaaaaaaaaaacacctacTTCCAATCctattatttaatctaactttCTCATGCTCACATTTTATCGAAATTATACTATTCAAACAAGGGAACTAAATTCAATTACATTTAAGGATATCAATCAAAATCCAATAAGGAAAATGAAATTGCTACCTCGTGCTCCCGAACAAGAATCCGACAATCATTAATAATCAATCTAACACATATGAAACAATGAAATGCAGAGCAGAGCAATTAGGCCTTTTGTGAGCAATGTATCAATGACTAAAAATTCAATCTCTATGGTGAAATTGAACTATAGATAGTTAGGGATTTAGCTACTTGCCATATTATATTAACAAAACTCTTATGCGCTAAATTCAAACATAAAATCACATCAACAGAGAATAGTGATTAATTTAAACTTTAAAGTGAAAGAACATAATATATATCAAATTCGCCGAGAAGCCTCGtaaattataacatttgtccaatACTATCTTTTTAGAAAATCTACTTGCGATATATTATTCATTGAACAAAAACTTTGATACAAACAAACAAGAAAGGTGACATGATTATTCGAAACCATTATCCAGAAACAACTACTACAAAATTTGAGTATCAATGGAGTTGAGAATCAACCCTCAATGCAATCGCATCCTTGAGTTCCTTTCTTGTTTCATCAGCTCCTTATCCCAAAGGTCATCACTAACCAATTAGGTTTTCTTGCAATCACAATTTTCCCAACAAATGATCCAATTAAGAATCCACATCCATATTCTATCGCAACAACTTTCCAGCCAAATTGAAAAATATAGCTCGACTCTTCTTCTGATGATGGAAATGAGTGTTCTGGTGGACTGGAGTACCCACAAGAGTTTTGTAGTGGCATACCACATAATCCCACATTTCCCTCGTAGGAACTGGCCTCAAAGGTACAGAGATGATATTGTGGTATAGATCCTGAGAGTTGGTTGTGTGAAACATTGAAGTATTGAAGGAAAGAAAGTTGGTCTAACTCAATAGGGATCTTCCCTGAAAGAGCATTTGGAGAAATGTCTAAGGATTCAAGAGCTCTTAGATTACTCAGTGATGATGGAATTCCACCTTTGAGATGGTTGTTGGATAGGTCAAGAGAATAGAGCCCCTTCAAGTTTCCAATGGCTTCAGGAATTTCTCCAACAAATTTATTGTTGGAGAGATTTATAACTGCAATAATATTTTGGATATGATGATAGTATCTATGCCTGCCTTTGACTGCTATTGTAATTTCGAAAAAGTAACCTATACGAAAAATATGACCGCTACTATTTTCTTTGTGTTCAAAAGGTATTGCCATCATATATTCAAAGTCTTCAGCGCTTGTACTTGCCATGGCCTTCCAACTCTGTATGTATTCAATTGGCAGTCTTCCATTGAAGGAGTTGAATGATATATCAATTATACGTAACTTTGCAAATTGACGATGGTTTGTTTTGGGATCCCTTATAACTCCATGGAATTCATTAGCTTGCAATATAAGAATTCTCAACTCTCGAAGTCTCCCCAACCAATAAGGGAAAACATCGTTGAGATTGTTTCTTTCAACATTGAGGTAACCAAGCATCTTACAATTTGTAAGTGATTTTGATAGTTTCCCTTCAAATAGATTATAACCAAAATCAATCATTTTCAGTTGGTTTCCATTTGAAAATTGGGGAATGTTGCCTGAAAAAGAGTTGTTTTTAAGCTTTAGTATTGACAATGACTTACTAAAGTTACCGAAACATTGGGGAAGCTTACCACCTAACCTGTTATGGGACAAGTCAAGGACTTTTAGAGAAGTACGACTACATATTGTAGGTGAAAGTTCTCCTATCAAGGAGTTATTAGAAAGGGTTATGGTCTGCAAGCTTTCCATGCTCATGTTCCACATCCAATCTGGTATTCGACTAGCAATATGGTTATCTCCAATATCCAAAGACTCAATTTGTTTTTGATGTCTAAgaaattcaggaaaatttcttAAATCGCATTTGGACAATTCTAGACGTGTGAATTGCGGAAATGTTTAATTTATCTCATGAGGGCTAACAAGTAGTGAAAGATTATTTTGGGATAGAATAAGGGTAGTG from Humulus lupulus chromosome 8 unlocalized genomic scaffold, drHumLupu1.1 SUPER_8_unloc_44, whole genome shotgun sequence includes the following:
- the LOC133809263 gene encoding receptor-like protein 33; its protein translation is MSMESLQTITLSNNSLIGELSPTICSRTSLKVLDLSHNRLGGKLPQCFGNFSKSLSILKLKNNSFSGNIPQFSNGNQLKMIDFGYNLFEGKLSKSLTNCKMLGYLNVERNNLNDVFPYWLGRLRELRILILQANEFHGVIRDPKTNHRQFAKLRIIDISFNSFNGRLPIEYIQSWKAMASTSAEDFEYMMAIPFEHKENSSGHIFRIGYFFEITIAVKGRHRYYHHIQNIIAVINLSNNKFVGEIPEAIGNLKGLYSLDLSNNHLKGGIPSSLSNLRALESLDISPNALSGKIPIELDQLSFLQYFNVSHNQLSGSIPQYHLCTFEASSYEGNVGLCGMPLQNSCGYSSPPEHSFPSSEEESSYIFQFGWKVVAIEYGCGFLIGSFVGKIVIARKPNWLVMTFGIRS